The genomic window GACAGTGGTGCGGTGTCAGGAATTCCTTGAGTTGAAACAGCTCAATCTTGGGGTGAGGCACGCGCTGAATGCGGTTGCTCGTTGCAAGCTTGAGAGAGACAGAATCACCAAGAACATCCATGATGGCCAACTGTAATTCCAAGCTTCGCTCAGGCAAGAGTGCTCGGCTACGCGAAATTTTATTGCGCGAAGGCAAAGTCGACGCAGTTTTCGCTTCCCATTCCTCGCACATTATGCAACAGGCTCCCGCCCGCCCTTGACGGTCTTGACCAGACAAGGGGCTTTGCGCAAAGGCGCTTTCGCAAGCGTCTTGTGCACCGGCCCTTGGTCGATCTTGAGAGGCGGAAAATTGATGTGTGGCGATCGTAGCTCAGTTGGTTAGAGCGCCGGTTTGTGGTACCGGAGGTCGGGGGTTCGAGACCCCTCGATCGCCCCATTTTTCTCCCCCCTCATAGGTAGCGGCTTCGGGTTCAAGGTGGACGCTGTTCCTCTTGCCTGTGGGGCCTTTTATGACTGCATTCTGGACCGAAGCCGATTTTGACGATCACGAGTTTGTGCACGTGGTGCGCGACCATGCATCGGGGCTGACGGCGATTATTGCGGTTCACTCGACCCATTTGGGGCCGGGGGCGGGGGGCACGCGCTTCTGGCATTATCCCAATCCCAAGGATGGCCTTCGCGATGCGCTGCGTTTGTCGCGGGGCATGAGCTATAAAAACGCCATGGCTGGATTGCCAGCAGGCGGGGGCAAGGCGGTGATCCTTGCCGATAGCGACCGCCGCAAAACGCCAGAAATGCTCGCCGCTTTTGCTAAAGCGATTGATCGGCTCGGCGGTAATTACATCACCGCGCAGGATGTCGGGATTTCCGAAGATGACATCGTCGCAGTCAGCCGTGGCACATCGCACGTGGCCGGGCTTCCCGGGCGGGGCGGTGATCCGGGGCCTTACACAGCGCGCGGTGTATATCTTGGCGTGAAGGCGGCGGCCCGCCGCGCGCTTGGCAGCGATGATATGCGCGGCGTGCGCGTTGCCATTCAAGGCGTGGGAAGCGTTGGCGGCGGGCTTGCCCGCTACCTTGCTGATGACGGCGCCGAGCTTATCCTTGCTGATATCAATCAAAGCTACGTTGAGAGCCTGGCAAAAGAACTGAGCGCTCAAGTTACCAGTGTCGACGAAATTCTCACCGCTGAATGCGATATTGTCAGCCCAAATGCCCTTGGCGCGATTTTGACCGAGGAATCTATCGCTGGCCTTAAGGCAAAGGCGGTTGCAGGCGGCGCGAACAATCAGCTTGCCAAAGGACATGAAGGCGCGCTGCTGCAAGATCGCGGCATCCTTTATGCAC from Erythrobacter sp. SCSIO 43205 includes these protein-coding regions:
- a CDS encoding Glu/Leu/Phe/Val dehydrogenase dimerization domain-containing protein, producing MTAFWTEADFDDHEFVHVVRDHASGLTAIIAVHSTHLGPGAGGTRFWHYPNPKDGLRDALRLSRGMSYKNAMAGLPAGGGKAVILADSDRRKTPEMLAAFAKAIDRLGGNYITAQDVGISEDDIVAVSRGTSHVAGLPGRGGDPGPYTARGVYLGVKAAARRALGSDDMRGVRVAIQGVGSVGGGLARYLADDGAELILADINQSYVESLAKELSAQVTSVDEILTAECDIVSPNALGAILTEESIAGLKAKAVAGGANNQLAKGHEGALLQDRGILYAPDYVINAGGIINVLREIDGSDDDAIHAKIDKIPGRLEAIWQEAEESGASPDVVADRMARRLIGR